A single region of the Duganella sp. BuS-21 genome encodes:
- the flgA gene encoding flagellar basal body P-ring formation protein FlgA, translated as MKSRLLMTAALLGAALCNGAAAQTGRQDIAALKGTVEQFLQVQAGGLPGQVTVTVGAVDPRLNLAACPAPQAFFMPGARAWGKTSVGVRCATPSSWTVYIQASVTVIGDYVASAAPLVQGQPIDAGQLTILKGDLTTLPAGIATDVSQVIGRSANVSLPPGTPLRLDTLRSKPVVQSGQLVRLVSTGNGFSVSSEARAMGTAGDGQVVQVKTAAGQQITGIAKSGGLVEVAF; from the coding sequence ATGAAATCACGCTTATTGATGACCGCCGCGCTGCTCGGCGCCGCGCTGTGCAACGGCGCTGCCGCACAGACCGGCCGCCAGGACATCGCCGCGCTCAAGGGCACGGTCGAGCAATTCCTGCAAGTGCAGGCCGGCGGCTTGCCGGGCCAGGTGACGGTCACCGTGGGCGCCGTCGATCCGCGCCTGAACCTGGCCGCCTGCCCCGCGCCGCAAGCTTTCTTCATGCCCGGCGCGCGCGCCTGGGGCAAGACCTCGGTCGGCGTGCGCTGTGCGACGCCATCGTCCTGGACGGTCTATATACAAGCCAGCGTGACGGTGATCGGCGACTACGTCGCCAGCGCCGCGCCGCTGGTGCAGGGCCAGCCCATCGACGCCGGCCAGCTGACCATCCTCAAGGGTGATTTGACAACATTGCCGGCAGGGATAGCCACCGACGTCAGCCAGGTGATCGGCCGCAGCGCCAATGTTTCGTTGCCGCCAGGAACTCCTTTACGGCTCGATACCTTGCGCAGCAAGCCGGTGGTGCAATCGGGACAACTGGTGCGCCTGGTGTCGACCGGCAACGGCTTCAGCGTCTCGTCCGAGGCGCGCGCCATGGGCACGGCCGGCGACGGCCAGGTGGTGCAGGTGAAAACCGCCGCCGGCCAGCAAATCACCGGCATCGCCAAGAGCGGCGGACTGGTGGAGGTGGCTTTTTGA
- the flgM gene encoding flagellar biosynthesis anti-sigma factor FlgM, translated as MKINDTLKSTPGLPSTPAATSSTARGAEKAAETAATNVASDNVRLSPQGQAMAASSAGGANAVFDTKKVERIKLAIADGQFQVNSEKVADGLLDTVKDLLHSRKR; from the coding sequence GTGAAAATTAATGACACTTTAAAGAGCACGCCAGGCTTGCCGTCGACGCCTGCGGCCACCTCCTCCACCGCGCGCGGCGCGGAAAAGGCGGCGGAAACCGCAGCGACGAATGTCGCCTCGGACAATGTGCGCCTGTCGCCGCAAGGCCAGGCGATGGCGGCCAGTTCTGCCGGCGGCGCCAATGCCGTGTTCGACACCAAAAAAGTCGAGCGCATCAAATTGGCAATCGCCGACGGCCAGTTCCAGGTCAACTCGGAAAAAGTAGCGGATGGCTTGCTCGACACGGTCAAGGATCTGCTGCACTCACGAAAACGATAG
- a CDS encoding flagellar protein FlgN, with protein MTTVTPLNSLREEAHIMSTLLDLLRQEQQLLVTAEIEGLPAITVRKTALVTQMTLLSAQRHRALGKCGFPSEEAGMDAWIAASGEAREESAGLWQALLQHTREAKELNRVNGMLINKQMGHTQGALQALRPQGGSANNFYGPGGISTSLPRSRGFLAG; from the coding sequence ATGACCACCGTCACCCCGCTGAACAGCCTGCGCGAAGAAGCGCACATCATGTCCACCCTGTTGGACTTGCTGCGCCAGGAACAGCAACTGCTGGTGACGGCGGAAATCGAAGGCCTGCCGGCCATCACCGTCCGCAAGACCGCGCTGGTCACGCAAATGACCCTGTTGTCGGCGCAACGTCACCGTGCATTGGGCAAATGTGGTTTCCCATCCGAGGAAGCCGGCATGGATGCGTGGATCGCCGCCAGCGGCGAGGCGCGCGAGGAATCGGCCGGCCTGTGGCAGGCATTGCTGCAGCATACGCGTGAAGCCAAGGAGCTGAACCGCGTCAATGGCATGTTGATCAACAAGCAGATGGGCCACACCCAGGGTGCGCTGCAGGCGCTGCGTCCGCAGGGCGGATCGGCCAACAACTTCTACGGTCCGGGCGGCATCTCGACTTCCCTGCCGCGCAGCCGCGGCTTCCTGGCCGGCTGA